The nucleotide window CAGGTCGGTGAGCACGTGCCGGGCGACGCCGACCCGCAGGACCATCGACGCCACGTGGTGCGCGACGACGTCGTGCAGCTCGCGGGCGATGGCGCTGCGTTCGTCGGCGCGGGCCGCGCGGCTCTCCGACGTGTGCTGGCGTTGCTCGGCCAGGGCCCGCTCCACGGCCTGGCGACTCAGCTCCCGGTTGGTGCGGATGACGAGGCCGAGCAGCACCGGCACGCCGACCTCCAGGGCCAAACCGACGACGCCGGAGGCGACCCGGCGGAGCGGGTCGCCGATGGAGTCGGTCAGGTCGACCACGACCAGCAGCGCGGCGGCCAACCAGATGGTCCGGGGGCGGCGCGCCCGCATGGTGACCTCGAGCAGGGCCCAACTCGCGCCAACCTGGTTGATGGTGAAGTCGTCGACCAGGCAGATCGCGACAGTCAGCAGGGCGGCCTGTGCCAGCAGGTTGACCACCGGCCAACGGTGCACCGCCAGCCCCACTGTGAACGCGAGGACCGCGAGGATCCACTGTGTCGCGGTGGGTGTGCTGGTGGAGTGCGGGACGAAGAGCAGGTAGCTCAGCCCGGCGAGGTCGAGCAGCACCATCCGCACGAGCGTGTCCCGCATGTCGAACAGTCGCCCCGGCCAGCTCACGGTGGTCAGCCTAGGTGCTCCGGGCCGGTGGCGACGGCCGTGGACCGCCGCCACCGGGGCCGGACCGCGAGGTACGCGGCCAGGCCGAGCGGTCCGAGCAGGATGGTCAGCAGCAGCACCGGAGCCATCACCAGCGCAGGCACCCCCCGATCCCGGCTGTCCAACCACGCCCACCGGCCGACGAACAGATCGAACGCGATCATGTGCGCCCAACCCGCCGCCGCCCCGTCGGAGGTACCGAGCAGGTCGCGCACCCCGGCCAGGGTCGGCGACGTCACGGCCGGCAGCACGTCGCCGAACGCCGGCAGCACCAGCAGCGCGTAGATCACCACGACCGGCAGCACGATCAGCGGCGAGGCGATGATCCGGGCGGTCCACGACCAGCGCGGCAGCAGGATCATCAGCGCCCAGAACGGCGCGGCCACCGCGAACGTGAGGGAGAACAGCGTCTCGGTCACGCTGCCAACGCCAGTTCCGGGCGACGTCGGC belongs to Micromonospora ureilytica and includes:
- a CDS encoding sensor histidine kinase produces the protein MSWPGRLFDMRDTLVRMVLLDLAGLSYLLFVPHSTSTPTATQWILAVLAFTVGLAVHRWPVVNLLAQAALLTVAICLVDDFTINQVGASWALLEVTMRARRPRTIWLAAALLVVVDLTDSIGDPLRRVASGVVGLALEVGVPVLLGLVIRTNRELSRQAVERALAEQRQHTSESRAARADERSAIARELHDVVAHHVASMVLRVGVARHVLTDLDPRVGEVFDDVHGTGTAALAELRRLVAVLRNPDGVRGDAALTAIEPSALPAAIGASIDRARQAGVTVEADLDPAIGALDAVRGMAVLRLTQEALTNVAKHAGTSALAHLVVAVRDGSVHWEVTDNGHGGVPVGVPAGGGHGITGMRERVEVLGGRLEAGPTDTGWRVRTVLPAVAPAPVGAVPREREAPAGTPAPELA
- a CDS encoding ABA4-like family protein; the encoded protein is MTETLFSLTFAVAAPFWALMILLPRWSWTARIIASPLIVLPVVVIYALLVLPAFGDVLPAVTSPTLAGVRDLLGTSDGAAAGWAHMIAFDLFVGRWAWLDSRDRGVPALVMAPVLLLTILLGPLGLAAYLAVRPRWRRSTAVATGPEHLG